TCCGCTTTAGAGTGACGCCAAATTACTTGGTCCGCTGAAACAATTCTAGAATGAGGCTGTTACGTAAACATTTtcagaaaaagtgaaggggtctgaatactttccgaaaatGTACAGGGCCCAAGTCTCTATTTTCATGAGTTAATTGATAACTTTTTCTGGTAACCACTAACATTCCAGTAACAGCGTTCTTCTTCTGTGAAACAGATATTGTATGTGTACATGGATATGGCTATACTTATGTGTCTACACAAGTCTAATACGACAGTTATATGTGAGCAGGTAATCCGAACACAAAGCTCGCTTTTTAATGACAGGTCTGGACACACAAGATATTGTTTGAATCTGGCTGAAGTGTGCAGTACTATTTATTAGTTGAAGCAAAAGTTACAACCAAATGTTGTGTTACAATACATCAGCTATGTAGAATACAAAGGCAGAATAACATAGTGACCCCACAGTATACAGTACCCCTAAGTGCTCTGCCAGTATAGATGTACAGTCCGAACCACGTAGCAACCTACACAACAAGACCAATTTCAGTTGCTTACATTTTAACACCTGAAACGTTTGGTCCTTTCACCATAACGTTTCAATAGACAATTTAATATGAACCTATAGGTCTGTGCCAAAAATATTGTCTTATTTTACAAGGGTACAAAGCAGGGGAGTGTGATATACAGCATATGGTGACCAACTCTGATGGCAATTCTTGAAACCTGACCAAAAACCAGCTTTAAAAGACGTTAATGTAGACAGAAATTAGCCTTGAAATATCAACCCATACCTTAGAGATCCTACCTGAGGATAATAGCAAGATGCATACAACCCACTAACGCTTATATAGTTGTCTACAAGAAGAAAGGTGGTAAATGTAAGGCTATGTTTACTGTATAATGACAAGCAGCTGCCTGTGAGGCTGAGCCTGTGACCTCTCCACTGTAAAGTGGTCACTCCTCAGTCCTGAGTTTGATGTAGCAATCATAGGAACGTGGCAAGCGGCCAAAGCTGGAGCACGCTGGCTCGATGTTGATCTCTTCTGGAGGTTTGGTGCCGGTGAAAGTGAAGCGCTGCAGGAGGGAGGTAAAGAAGAGAAAGAGCTCCACTCTGGCTAGAGCCTCCCCAGGACACGCCCGCTTCCCTGAGGgacaagagaaaggagagaggtcaTTGTCAGTCAGCTGAGCCTATAACTGAATTGAAGTTGACCAGAGGTTCTCAGGTTTCTTGTTAAGTTTTTTTAAATGAGTGGGGAAACCCTAGGCTGGTGGATCAGGCTAGCTAAACCAGGCTAGGAAAGGCCCAATCCTCTCATATCTTTTAAAGTTGTTTTTTTGTGGATTGGATAGAGAGATACAGGAACGTTATTAGGAGAGTGTGCTGAAAAGCAGCGGGTCAGATTCAAACCAAACCCATGATGGCAGCGGAACATAGTACCTCCAGAGAGGCAGCGGCTTACTGTAGACCGCAAGACCACCCCAGGCCACTAGGTTTCTTGTTTTTAACTCACATAATCCACAAACTACTTGGAGCATGATCTTACCCACTCCAAAAGCAAAGAATCCATCATTTTTCTTAACTCCATTTTCATCCAGGAAGTTCTCTGGGTCAAACTCATCTGGGTTTTTAAACAATTTGGGATCAGCAAGCACAGAGGACAGCAGAGGCAGGACCATGGTACCCTGAAAGAATGACAAAATACCACCCATCACAAACTGCATGTTGATCCGTAAAATGTAAATCATCTTTTTTAAATAACAGTTCCACCACGTCAAACAAGATACAGTGAAATGTAACATTCAGTGTTGGTACAGTTACATAATTGTGGTCACCTCTGGAATGTGGTAGTTGTAGAACTCTGTATCTCTCATCACTTTGTGGGGTACAGACGTAGGAGTGAGGTCCATGTATCTCTGGACTTCGTGAATGACAGCATCCGTGTAGGGCATTTTAACTCTGTCGTCAACCGTGGGCACTCTTGAGCCAATCACCTCGTCTATCTCCTTCTGAACACTCTCTTAGGAAGATTTTAGTCACACTTTACAATACGTTGCACTGATACCATGTACAGATTGTTGTTGGAGTTATTACATGTCACTACATCGTAATAACACATTTCAAACAATTCATAGTCCAGAATTATACTTTTTGGAGGATTACAGTGTTTTCTAATAGGTCTAGgatccaccccccccaaaaaaaaaaaaataataataataataataaataataggtCTAGGAGATTTGGACGCAATCGATAAAGACTTGGGTAGCAGGGTACCTTGAATGTGAGGGTACTTTATCATCATCAGAAATGATTGTCTTAGGGTGGATGATGTGGTTTCTGATCCAGCAGCAAACAGGGCCCATGCAGTCATCACCATATTATCATTGTTGAACTCAGTGTTGGGATCATCTTTGTCCTAAGAGAAGAGAATAAGTCACCATCAGTTATGTAAGTAAACAGCGACATCTGGTGGCTAGTTGTTGCCATCTCCACATACCTATTGCCACTAAATACGTTGGAAAACCAGAGATTGGCCTCTCACTTGTCTATTCACTCATGATAGCCAAACTCACATAAGTGGACATGGATAGTGTCTTAATTCCAGCCACATTCCATATTTTCATAATGTGTAAGAGGTTCACCCTCCAATGTGAGGATCATGCCGTGTTTTCTACCTCCAGCATTTTAACCAGGAAGGCCTCGATGAAGTCCTGAGGTTCAGAGGTGTCAAGGGTTTTAAGACGGATTTCTGCTTGCCCTTGTATGTAAGCTTTGGCCTTGTTTACGATAGCAAACATCTCATGGTGTTTGCCTGGAAAGCACCAAACGATTCTAGGGAACATGTTGTACATCTGAAAGAAAAGGGATGGGAGGCGGTTTTGTTAGTGAAAACAATGGCTTGGTCAGCTCAAGGCCATTGTGTGCAATTACTGTGATAGAGCTTCAATTTAGCAGGGCGTTGAGAGCAATGGAAGATTCTATGAAAAGAGATGAGCTGAAGGTTACTGTACCGCTCCAATAGGGCTGTTGAGGACATTGAAGTAGGCATCAACAGCCTTTTGGATGAGCTGAAACATTGGGTCGTCATTTTCAAACCTGTGCCCAAAGACTATGGAGCAGATCACATTGCCAACACAATTGCAAAGCAATTCTTTGGGATTGACAACTGAATCTAGATTAGAAAAGGAAGGCAAGGACAGACAAATACTTTAAAATACCTGATTGGTTATCCATATATAATATTGTGATGGTGAAATAGCTGTGAGAAGCAACAACTCGTTTTTCCATGTATTTTAACGTAAAATGGTACCTTTTCAATGACATGTTTAGCGTGAAAACCTTGCAGAAGATAATATACTGAGAATTATGTATACAGTTAAACCGATTATAGAATAATGTATCTCAGTTACACTGATTACAAAACCAACGTTACCCATGGGGTCCTGGAGGGAGAGGCAGGTCCTGGCAAAGTGCTCTGTCTGGTTTTGTAGTGCGGAGGTTTAATCAATGGTGGACTTACCATTAGGATCACATCATCAAGGGGCCTCGCTCGTGAGCTGGGCATAATATTATTTGTTGTTGTAATTAAGTTATTTCAACGCTTTTTCCCCCTCATCCATCGACACACaacaaataccccataatgacaaagcaaaaacaggtttagaaagtttagcaaatttataaaaaaataatttacatacactaccgttcaaaagtttgagctcacttagaaatgtccttgtttttgaaagaaaatcaaattttttgtccattaaaataacattaaatagttcagaaatacagtgtatgtcacgccctgaccttagagatccttttttattctctattttggttaggtcagggtgtgactagggtgggtagtctagttttttcatttctatgttggcctggtatggttcccaatcagaggcagctgtctatcgttgtctctgattggggatcatatttaggcagccttttcccactgggtttttgtgggatcttgtctatgtctagttgcctgcgagcactacatTAGTTTCACGTTTTGTTTAGCGCTTTATTGTTTTCTGTGAGTGTCATccaataaacatgtggaactctatgcacactgcgccttggtccatcaATTCAaccaacgatcgtgacagtgtagacattgttaagttgtaaatgactgttgtagctggaaacggcagattgtttatgggatatctacataggcgtactgtcacgttcctgacctgttttcctttgttttgtattcattttagttggtcagggcgtgagttgggtgggtttgtctatgtttgtatttctatgtggggttttgtgttcggcctggtatgattctcaattagagacaggtgtgtattgtttgtctctaattgagagtcatacaaaggcagccagggtttcactggtgttttgtgggtgtttgttcctgtgtcagtgtttgggccacacaggacggttgaaggtttgttagtttgttgttttgtagtttgtagtgtcttgtttgctgttcttcattaaaagatggcttatttccctcaatccgcatcttggtcctatccatgctccttctcgtctaagggggagaacaacattgactgcctttacagaaacacccaccacaacaggaccaagcggattgaggagagagaaaaagaactaaggcaatggagagaagaggaatggagttgggagcaaattttcaatggagaaggaccctgggctaaggttggtgtgaatcgccgctctcgggaggagaagaaggcagccacagcccaggagcgcaggtatgagggtacgcggctagcacggaagcccgagaggctcacccaaacatttcttgggggggggctaaaggggagtgtggcgaagccgggttggatacctgagccaactccccgggcttgccgtggagtaagagggcgtcgaactggtcagacaccgtgttatgcggtaaagcgcacggtgtccccagtacgcgtgcttagcccagtgcgggctattccaccttgccgcactgggagggctaggttgggcatcgagccgagtgccatgaagccggcccaacgtatctggtctccagtacgtctcctcgggccggtgtacatggcaccagccttacaggtggtgtccccggttcgcctgcatagcccagtgcgggctattccacctcgccgcactggcagggctacggggtccattcaacctggtaaggttggggaggctcggtgctcaagagcacgtgtcctccttcacggtccggtatatccggcgccaccttcccaccccagctcagtaccaccagtgtctacaccacgcaccaggcttccagtgcatctccagagccctgttcctcttccacgtactctccctatggtgcgtgtctccagcccggtgcctccagttccggcaccacgcaccaagcctcctgtgcgtctccagagccctggacgcactgttccttctccccgcactcgccctgaggtgcgtgccctcagcccggtacctccagttccggtaccacgcaccaggcctatagtgcgtctcagccggccagagtctgccgtctgcccagcggtgcctgaacggcccgtctgcccagcgccgtctgagccatctgtctgcccagcgccgtctgagccatctgtctgcccagcgccgtctgagccatctgtctgcccagcgccgtctgagccatctgtctgcccagcgccatctgagtcagccgtctgccacgagccattagagccgcccgtctgtcccgagccagtagagccgtccgtcagtcaggagccgctagagccgtccgtcagtcaggagccgctagagccgtccgtcagtcaggagctgccagagacgcccgccagtcaggagctgccagagacgcccgccagtcaggagctgccagagacgcccgccagtcaggagctgccagagacgcccgccagtcaggagctgccagagacgcccgccagtcaggagctgccagagacgcccgccagtcaggagctgccagagacgcccgccagtcaggagctgccagagacgcccgccagtcaggagctgccagagacgcccgccagtcaggagctgccagagacgcccgccagtcaggagctgccctacagtccggagcttccctacagtccggagctgccctacagtccggagctgccctacagtccggagctgccactcagcccggacctgccggagtccctcagccaggacctgccggagtccctcagccaggacctgccgccccttatcccggtgctgccccttgtcccggtgctgccccttgtcccggtgctgccccttgtcccggtgctgccccttgtcccggtgctgccccttgtcccggtgctgccccttgtcccggtgctgccccttgtcccggtgctgccccttgtcccggtgctgccccttgtcccggtgctgccccttatcccggtgctgccccttcatttaggtggggttagtgggagggtggtcattgggagggggataaagaagcggggattgattatggtggggtggggacctcgtccaccgccagagccgccaccgtggacagacgcccacccagaccctcccctagactttgtgctggtgcgcccggagttcgcaccttaaggggggggttctgtcacgttcctgacctgttttcctttgttttgtattcattttagttggtcagggcatgagttgggtgggtttgtctatgtttgtatttctatgtggggttttgtgttcggcctggtatgattctcaattagagacaggtgtgtattgtttgtctctaattgagagtcatacaaaggcagccagggtttcactggtgttttgtgggtgtttgttcctgtgtcagtgtttgggccacacaggacggttgaaggtttgttagtttgttgttttgtagtttgtagtgtcttgtttgctgttcttcattaaaagatggcttatttccctcaatccgcatcttggtcctatccatgctccttctcgtctaagggggagaacaacattgactgcctttacacgcacagaggcccattatcagcaaccatcactcctgtgttccaatgacaaacttggattagcaaacacaacatataattttaaaaggctaattgatcattagaaaacccttttgcaattatgttagcacagctgaaaactgctgttctgattaaagaagcaataaaactgtcctttagaatagttaagtatctggagcatcagcatttgtgggttcgattacaggctcacaatggccagaaacaaagtactttcttctgaaactcgacagtctattcttgttctgagaaattgcggctattccatgtgagaaattgccaagaaactgaagatctcgtacaacgctgtgtactactcccttcacagaacagcgcaaactagctctaaccagaatagaaagaggagtgggaggccccggtgcacaactgagcaagaggacaagtacattagagtgtctagtatgAGAAacggatgcctcacaagtccaaaacgggcagcttcattaaatagtacccgcaaaacaccagtctcaacgtcaaaagTGAAGAGGCAACTCAGATGCTTGCTTGCCTTCTtagaagaatcttggtggttccaaacttcttcaattaaaaaattatggaggtcactgtgttcttggtaaaCTTCAATGCTGCCAAAattatttggtacccttccccagatctgtgcctcgacacaatcctgtctcggagctctacggacaattccttctacctcatggcttggtttttgctctgtcatgcactgtcaactgtaagaccttatatagacaggtgtgcgcctttccaaatcatgtccaatcaattgaatttaccacaggtggactacaatcaagttgtagaaacatcaaggatgatcaatggaaacaggatgcaccagagctcaattttgggtttcatagcaaagggtctgaatacttatgtaaataagatatctgttttttatttttatacatttgcaacattttccaaaaacctgttttcgctttgtcattatggggtattgcgtgtagactgatgaggagggaaaaaagtatttaatcaattttagaatagggctgtaacgtaacaaaatgtggaaaaagtcaaggggtctgaatagtttccatgAGACAGCGGGGTGCTGTTTCGCTCGAATGCTTTCTCCGATGAGATAAATGCGCAAGTGTCTGAAACTAAGTAAAGTAaagtgaataaatgatggttaataaatGAGTAACGGGCAGTCACGTGTATCAATTGTTTAATTCTGTGTTATAACAACATTTAAACAACATAAGGCATACTGCACttcatgtttgttttttttattaatgAAACCGAAATCTGCAATTATTTGATCGAAACGACCTCAAACATCAGTAATCCCTCAGCACTAAAATGGtacttgtgtcacgttcctgaccttatttcctttgtttagtcttgtttagttggtcaggacgtgagctgggtgggcattctatgttatgtgtttctatgtttggtttagggttgtcaactagcctgatatggttctaaatcaggggcaggtgttttacgtttcctctgattgggaaccatattaaggttgactgttttcactgtttgtttgtgggtgattgttgctgtgtctgtgtttgttctccacacggtactgtttcgtttcgttcgtttgttccttcctgttcgtgcgttcatgttttattgtgttctcaagttcaggtttgttcacgtcgttttgttattttgtattttgtcagtgttTTGTTGGATATCATTAAAAttcgacatcatgaacattcaccaagctgcgccttggtcctcctcactTCCACCtaaagacgagcgttacaactTGTTCACAGGTAAATGACATGTCTATACTATAAAAACCCTGTACACCCCATGGGTGTTACTGTTACTATATTCTGCAGTAAACCATGTATCTTCAGTTTCTCACATACCAACAACCTGAGTAATATTGCCCATAAAgtaattataaaatatatttccaAGGCAAGAAAAATACTAAGAAAAACAATCTACCTCCATATTCACTGAAGGCTTTCACCAGCATCTTAGCCTCTTCTTGGACACGTTCTTCAATGCTCCTGCGCCCCATCCCAAGGGTTTTCAGGGTCATCAGCGAGAACCTGCGAAGATCTTTAGATCTCTTCCCACTGCTCACCAACACCCCTACAGTAAACAGTATGACAGAAGCACAAAGAGGAATAATTAGAATAGCATAACATAAACCTAATGTAATTTCCACACAGACTGACTGTAGCAAGGTCAATGACACCCACCCACtcccatttaaaaaaatactaaataaTCACCCACCATATCCTTTAGTGACTGTCATGATCATGGGGTAGTTGGCTCTGCCGCTGAACTCTTCTCCTTGTGTGACAAAAGCATCCTTGATAGCCTGATAGCCAGAGATCACCACTACAGGTTTGGAGCCCAGCCATACAGTAAACACTGAGCCATACTTCTtactgagctgaggagagaagAACCACAGGATTATAGGAACCAGTACAGTGATGTCTTAGATCCCAGGTTTATATGTAGCACAGCTGACAGTCCTGGGATGTGTGACATGGAAGTGAAATGATTGTGGCCCTGCTATTCCTTTGGATAAGTGGTGGAGCGACCCAAGAGAGCAAGAAATGCAGTGGCAAATTGATAGAGTACATTATACTCACTTAGATATCGAAAATGTGTCAAAATAAGTGTATTTATAGCATGTAATTGTATGCTTCCAACAGtagcggtgtgtgggtaaaatccctGAGGAAGTCGAGCCTCCCCaaccatattacaacctatgtgttgtgataattgcgttgctTGCTCCATAACCTTTCAATTCATTTGCCTTgcaatatataggcctaaaggccgagCCAATAAGAAGACCATTCAACCACACCTGTAAGTGAGGACTTGGTGGACTGTATATTCTTTAGGTTAGGTTTACTTTATGTGTTCGCTCCCGTGTGATGGTTGTAACATCCATAGTTATTTAGATTGCGTATGTTTATAAGAACTGAGGTCGGTGCTGTAACTGACAATTAACCTGTAAGTCTATGTTGTTGGTTTTTTATTTGAATTATTTACGTGTTTTCTTTGCGTGGGAAATGATAAGACAAGAGGAACTACGTGGCTAATAACTGTTGTAACGTGGATCATTATCGTAGCAACACACCTTTGAGGTGAAGGCAATCACACGCTGTGTTAGCTAAATATTCATGTCTTCGGGTGTAGTTCGTAAAGGTTGAAGTGTGTATGTTAGAATGGTGACGTTATAATAATTAAGGATGAAGCGTGAATTCATGCCAGGAATAATAAGTGTGAAGTTTTTGATTTCCTCACTTCTGTAATAAGCAGCCAATGAGGTATTTTTCCTTTATTCATATGTTTAATCTGATACTGTTATAGCTCCGGCTAAACTGTTTATGTATGTAAACACTTCAGAGTTATACCAAGCTAATAAGTCACTCGTAAGACAAGAAGGTTGTACGAGTGTGCTTAACTGTATTTTCAATTACTTTATAGTTCTCACGGAAGGTGATAATTCTGACTACAACTACAGAATAAAGCCGGCAGTTAAAATCAAGGAACGGTTGTGCTCGTGGTTACTGGAGGGGCTACAGGGCCGTTTGTAAACTTTAGTTTAACTTTACTCAGAAGTATGCTGGTATTACACAGTTCACATGACATATCACTCCCGCTGTCTGGCTACCGTAAAACATGGAACTGGAATCCCAAGTATCAATACACGGACTGGATTATGGTTTAATGTTCACTACATTACACTGG
The sequence above is drawn from the Salvelinus fontinalis isolate EN_2023a chromosome 24, ASM2944872v1, whole genome shotgun sequence genome and encodes:
- the LOC129821682 gene encoding LOW QUALITY PROTEIN: cytochrome P450 2M1-like (The sequence of the model RefSeq protein was modified relative to this genomic sequence to represent the inferred CDS: inserted 2 bases in 1 codon) produces the protein MDALHILQTNFVSIVIGFVVILLLWMNRGKQCNSRLPPGPAPIPLLGNSLRMDVKAPYKLYMELSKKYGSVFTVWLGSKPVVVISGYQAIKDAFVTQGEEFSGRANYPMIMTVTKGYGVLVSSGKRSKDLRRFSLMTLKTLGMGRRSIEERVQEEAKMLVKAFSEYGDSVVNPKELLCNCVGNVICSIVFGHRFENDDPMFQLIQKAVDAYFNVLNSPIGAMYNMFPRIVWCFPGKHHEMFAIVNKAKAYIQGQAEIRLKTLDTSEPQDFIEAFLVKMLEDKDDPNTEFNNDNMVMTAWALFAAGSETTSSTLRQSFLMMIKYPHIQESVQKEIDEVIGSRVPTVDDRVKMPYTDAVIHEVQRYMDLTPTSVPHKVMRDTEFYNYHIPEGTMVLPLLSSVLADPKLFKNPDEFDPENFLDENGVKKNDGFFAFGVGKRACPGEALARVELFLFFTSLLQRFTFTGTKPPEEINIEPACSSFGRLPRSYDCYIKLRTEECICLALPSFSNLDSVVNPKELLCNCVGNVICSIVFGHRFENDDPMFQLIQKAVDAYFNVLSSPIGAMYNMFPRIVWCFPGKHHEMFAIINKAKAYIQGQAETRLKTLDTSXNFIEAFLVKMLEDKDDPNTEFNNDNMVMTAWSLFAAGTETTSSTIRQSFLMMIKYPHIQESVQKEIDEVIGSRVPTVDDRVKMPYTDAVIHEVQRYMDLSPTSLPHKVMRDTEFYNYHIPEGTMVLPLLSSVLADPKLFKNPDEFDPENFLDENGVFKKSDGFFAFGVGKRACPGEALARVELFLFFTSLLQRFTFTGTKPPEEINIEPACSSFGRMPRSYDCYIKLRTEE